A genomic segment from uncultured Alistipes sp. encodes:
- the tpx gene encoding thiol peroxidase, with product MEYQVTFGGKPVRLLGRHCAVGEKAPSFTLVDGSLQCVPSDRFHGKVRIYSIFPSVDTPVCSLQNIRFNRDAARLGDDVVVLSISVDLPFAQKRFCAAEGIDRVHVLSDYRELDFGLKYGFVLEGFRLLARGVVVVDRDDTVRYVEYVPEVSHEPDYEQALSVVRSLMK from the coding sequence ATGGAATATCAGGTGACTTTCGGCGGCAAGCCCGTGAGGCTGCTCGGCCGGCATTGCGCAGTGGGGGAGAAAGCCCCCTCGTTTACGCTCGTCGACGGATCGCTGCAATGCGTACCGTCGGACCGTTTCCACGGCAAGGTGCGTATTTACAGCATCTTCCCGTCGGTCGACACTCCGGTTTGCTCGTTGCAGAACATCCGTTTCAACCGGGATGCCGCCCGGTTGGGCGACGATGTGGTCGTGCTGTCGATCTCGGTGGACCTGCCCTTTGCGCAGAAGCGTTTCTGCGCCGCGGAGGGCATCGACCGCGTACACGTTCTTTCGGACTATCGCGAACTGGATTTCGGATTGAAGTATGGTTTCGTGCTGGAAGGTTTCCGGCTGCTGGCCCGCGGGGTGGTGGTCGTCGACCGTGACGATACGGTGCGTTACGTGGAGTATGTCCCGGAGGTTTCGCACGAACCCGACTATGAGCAGGCGCTCTCCGTGGTGCGTTCGCTGATGAAATAG
- a CDS encoding alpha-amylase family glycosyl hydrolase — protein MEKTDKRLPIVERDEWLRPVEEQMNRRHARYEAKMEAIEHAAGSIVDYANGYRYFGWQWDDTLDGWWLREWLPGAQDVYVFGDFNNWQRTEIRMHRDAAGVWSAFFPAAMYRGRLTHGSLYKIHVHGDNGWMDRIPAYARRVVQDDATKNYTAQFWQPAEPFDWRGDNFDASKNGSLLIYEAHVGMAQEREGVGTYREFTEKILPIIKRDGYNAVQLMAIAEHPYYGSFGYHVSSFFAPTSRCGTPEELKELIRRAHELGLAVIMDLVHAHYVKNLNEGINELDGTDHLYSKPGEAGNQPYWDSKLFDYGKEEVQHFLLSNVKYWLDEYHFDGFRFDGVTSMIYHHHGYVPFDTRERFFDEGVNEDAITYLSLANRLVHEFRPAAVTIAEDVSGMPGMCIPLDDGGIGFDYRLGMAIPDFWIKLLKDVPDEDWNIWEMWSVMTDRLPDVKTVAYAESHDQALVGDKTIAFRLMDKEMYFHMDRASESLIIDRGMALHKMIRLMTISTGGQAYLNFMGNEFGHPEWIDFPREGNGWSYAHARRQWSLARNGFLRYVWLGDFDRAMIRLIKKYKVLADGYAWNLLMDEQNKTMVFSHGRLLFVFNWHPTASIPDYELPVQGPGKYVPVLSTDEKRFGGQERQAMDSEHFSFNVEDEAGNKYPRIRIYNTSRTATVYLRKR, from the coding sequence ATGGAAAAAACCGATAAAAGGCTCCCGATCGTCGAACGCGACGAGTGGCTCCGGCCCGTCGAGGAGCAGATGAACCGCCGACACGCCCGTTACGAAGCCAAAATGGAGGCCATCGAACACGCCGCCGGATCGATCGTCGACTACGCCAACGGGTACCGCTATTTCGGCTGGCAGTGGGACGACACGCTCGACGGATGGTGGCTCCGCGAATGGCTCCCCGGGGCGCAGGACGTCTACGTCTTCGGCGACTTCAACAACTGGCAGCGCACCGAAATCCGAATGCACCGCGATGCCGCGGGCGTCTGGAGCGCCTTCTTCCCCGCGGCGATGTACCGCGGCCGCCTTACCCACGGATCGCTCTACAAGATCCACGTCCACGGCGACAACGGATGGATGGACCGCATCCCGGCCTACGCCCGCCGCGTGGTCCAGGACGACGCGACCAAGAACTACACCGCGCAGTTCTGGCAGCCCGCCGAGCCCTTCGACTGGCGCGGCGACAACTTCGACGCCTCGAAGAACGGGAGCCTGCTGATCTACGAGGCCCACGTCGGCATGGCCCAGGAGCGCGAAGGGGTCGGCACCTACCGCGAATTCACCGAGAAGATCCTCCCGATCATCAAGCGCGACGGATACAACGCCGTGCAGCTCATGGCCATTGCCGAGCACCCCTACTACGGGTCGTTCGGATACCACGTGTCGAGTTTCTTCGCCCCCACGTCGCGCTGCGGGACCCCCGAGGAGCTGAAGGAGCTGATCCGACGCGCCCACGAACTCGGACTGGCCGTCATCATGGACCTCGTGCACGCCCACTACGTCAAGAACCTCAACGAGGGGATCAACGAACTCGACGGAACCGACCACCTCTACTCGAAACCCGGCGAGGCCGGAAACCAGCCCTACTGGGATTCGAAACTCTTCGACTACGGAAAGGAGGAGGTCCAGCACTTCCTGTTGTCGAACGTCAAATACTGGCTCGACGAGTACCACTTCGACGGTTTCCGCTTCGACGGCGTCACGTCGATGATCTACCACCACCACGGCTACGTCCCGTTCGACACCCGCGAGCGCTTCTTCGACGAGGGGGTCAACGAGGATGCCATTACCTACCTCTCGCTCGCCAACCGGCTCGTCCACGAATTCCGCCCCGCGGCCGTCACCATCGCCGAGGACGTCAGCGGAATGCCCGGGATGTGCATCCCCCTCGACGACGGAGGCATCGGCTTCGACTACCGCCTCGGCATGGCCATCCCCGACTTCTGGATCAAGCTGCTGAAGGATGTCCCCGACGAGGACTGGAACATCTGGGAGATGTGGTCCGTAATGACCGACCGTCTGCCCGACGTCAAGACCGTGGCCTACGCCGAGTCGCACGACCAGGCGCTCGTCGGCGACAAGACCATCGCCTTCCGGCTGATGGACAAGGAGATGTACTTCCACATGGACCGCGCCTCCGAAAGCCTCATCATCGACCGCGGCATGGCCCTGCACAAGATGATCCGCCTGATGACCATCTCCACGGGCGGGCAGGCCTACCTCAACTTCATGGGCAACGAGTTCGGGCATCCCGAGTGGATCGACTTCCCGCGCGAAGGCAACGGGTGGAGCTATGCCCACGCCCGGCGCCAGTGGTCGCTCGCCCGAAACGGGTTTCTGCGGTACGTCTGGCTCGGGGATTTCGACCGCGCGATGATCCGCCTCATCAAGAAGTACAAGGTGCTGGCCGACGGCTACGCCTGGAACCTGCTGATGGACGAGCAGAACAAGACGATGGTCTTCTCGCACGGGCGGCTGCTCTTCGTCTTCAACTGGCACCCCACGGCCTCGATTCCCGACTACGAGCTGCCGGTGCAGGGGCCGGGCAAGTACGTGCCGGTCCTCTCCACCGACGAGAAGCGGTTCGGCGGCCAGGAGCGCCAGGCGATGGATTCCGAGCACTTCTCGTTCAATGTCGAGGACGAGGCCGGGAACAAGTACCCGCGGATCCGTATCTACAACACCTCGCGCACCGCAACGGTCTACCTCCGCAAGCGGTAG
- a CDS encoding TetR/AcrR family transcriptional regulator — protein sequence MTQKERIIAQAMRMFVSQGIKSVRMDDIAQQLGVSKRTLYELFGDKESLLYLAMEHFFECKRVERAAASAGARNVLEAIFMVLGCMMDDSELIRRLLGNLRKFYPAVHGRLLREGSVKSRRDMQEMLEKGIADGLFVRTINIDLAITVLYYTVSAVTDRKDMYLPEGMSERQAFVQIVSTFFRGISTAEGMRLIDECLERYDPARPGN from the coding sequence ATGACTCAGAAAGAACGGATCATAGCACAAGCCATGCGGATGTTCGTCTCGCAGGGCATCAAGTCGGTGCGCATGGACGACATCGCACAACAGTTGGGGGTTTCGAAACGGACGCTCTACGAACTTTTCGGCGACAAGGAGAGCCTGCTCTACCTTGCGATGGAGCACTTTTTCGAGTGCAAGCGAGTCGAGCGTGCGGCGGCGAGTGCCGGGGCCCGGAACGTCCTCGAAGCGATCTTCATGGTCCTGGGCTGCATGATGGATGACTCGGAGCTGATCCGCCGCCTGCTGGGCAACCTGCGGAAGTTCTACCCGGCGGTACACGGGCGCCTGTTGCGCGAGGGCTCCGTGAAGAGCCGCCGTGACATGCAGGAGATGCTCGAAAAGGGGATTGCCGACGGTCTGTTCGTGCGGACGATCAACATCGATCTGGCCATTACGGTGCTCTATTATACGGTGTCGGCTGTCACCGACCGCAAGGACATGTACCTGCCCGAAGGGATGAGCGAACGCCAGGCCTTCGTGCAGATTGTGAGTACCTTTTTCCGGGGGATCTCGACCGCCGAGGGGATGCGGCTCATCGACGAGTGTCTGGAGCGTTATGATCCGGCCCGGCCCGGAAATTGA
- a CDS encoding MotA/TolQ/ExbB proton channel family protein, with amino-acid sequence MTTFLQAAETVAVSEEARMGLWELFTKGGWLMWPLLALGGVTIFIFVERFLAIRKASVLDMNFMNRIRDYISDGKISTAVNLCKKTDTPIARMIEKGIERIGRPMSDVQTAIENVANLEVSKLENGLPFLATIAGGAPMLGFLGTVLGMVQTFMDMSAAGGTVDLALLASGMYVAMVTTVGGLVVGIPAYFGYNYLVARIEKLVFQMEANSIAFMDILNQPVQK; translated from the coding sequence ATGACAACATTTTTGCAGGCTGCCGAAACGGTGGCCGTCAGTGAGGAGGCCCGGATGGGCTTGTGGGAGCTGTTTACCAAGGGAGGCTGGCTGATGTGGCCGTTGCTGGCATTGGGCGGCGTGACGATCTTCATTTTTGTGGAGCGCTTCCTGGCCATCCGCAAGGCGTCGGTGCTGGACATGAACTTCATGAACCGCATCCGGGACTATATCTCCGACGGGAAGATCTCCACGGCCGTCAATTTGTGCAAGAAGACCGACACGCCGATTGCGCGGATGATCGAGAAGGGTATCGAGCGTATCGGCCGACCGATGAGCGACGTGCAGACGGCCATCGAGAACGTGGCGAACCTCGAAGTCTCGAAGTTGGAGAACGGACTTCCGTTCCTGGCGACGATTGCCGGCGGCGCTCCGATGCTGGGTTTCCTCGGCACGGTGCTGGGTATGGTGCAGACCTTCATGGACATGTCGGCGGCGGGCGGTACGGTCGACCTGGCGCTGCTCGCAAGCGGCATGTACGTGGCGATGGTGACGACCGTCGGCGGTCTGGTCGTCGGTATCCCGGCCTATTTCGGCTACAACTACCTGGTGGCCCGCATCGAGAAACTCGTCTTCCAGATGGAGGCCAACTCGATCGCCTTCATGGATATTCTGAATCAACCCGTTCAAAAGTAG
- a CDS encoding peptide MFS transporter — MLKQPKGLIAAALANTGERFGFYTMMAILTLFLMSKFGIDGEQAGKIYSFFYTSIYILALVGGLIADRLRNYKGTIIAGIVVMTAGYVVLMMPSISSKAMVIGALMVIAFGNGLFKGNLQALVGQLYDNEKYAKLRDTGFQIFYMFINIGAMFAPFAAVGVRNWWLRTQGYLYNSDLSSLCHQYIDGTMSADVAQGRFSELAAEVSLNGAPADLGAFASSYLDAFNTGFHYAFGVAIVALLFSLVIFLANKKKLPDPEVAAAGRKTPSKAEIQQDAREIKQRLYALFAVFAIVIFFWFSFHQNGLTLTLFAQDYTRLEIFGMPITAEIFQSANPFCVVFLTPIVIALFSWLRNRGKEPSTPMKIAIGMGIAAFAYVLMAVGSLGLPKLAEVQAQGGLAVADRVTPWLLVATYLILTIAELFISPLGLSFVSKVAPHKLQGLMQGCWLGATALGNGLLFIGPILYKRISISATWSIFVIVCAVSMIAMLAMVKWLERVTK, encoded by the coding sequence ATGCTCAAACAACCTAAAGGCCTGATTGCCGCGGCACTCGCCAACACGGGTGAACGTTTCGGCTTCTACACGATGATGGCCATTCTGACGCTGTTCCTGATGTCGAAGTTCGGCATCGACGGGGAGCAGGCCGGAAAGATCTATTCGTTCTTCTACACTTCGATCTACATTCTGGCGCTTGTGGGCGGTCTGATTGCCGACCGGCTGCGCAACTACAAGGGTACGATCATCGCCGGAATCGTGGTCATGACCGCGGGTTACGTGGTGCTGATGATGCCGTCGATCTCGTCGAAGGCCATGGTGATCGGCGCCCTGATGGTGATTGCTTTCGGTAACGGACTCTTCAAGGGCAACCTCCAGGCGCTGGTGGGTCAGCTCTACGATAACGAGAAATATGCCAAACTGCGCGATACGGGCTTCCAGATCTTCTACATGTTCATCAACATCGGCGCGATGTTCGCACCGTTCGCCGCGGTGGGCGTGCGCAACTGGTGGCTCCGTACGCAGGGTTACCTCTACAATTCGGACCTCTCGTCGCTCTGCCATCAGTATATCGACGGAACGATGAGCGCCGACGTGGCTCAGGGACGTTTCAGCGAACTGGCGGCCGAAGTGAGCCTGAACGGCGCACCGGCCGATCTGGGCGCCTTTGCTTCGAGCTACCTCGATGCCTTCAACACGGGCTTCCACTACGCCTTCGGCGTGGCTATCGTGGCGCTGCTCTTCTCGCTGGTGATCTTCCTGGCCAACAAGAAGAAACTGCCCGATCCGGAGGTTGCCGCCGCCGGCAGGAAGACCCCCTCGAAGGCCGAAATCCAGCAGGATGCCCGCGAGATCAAACAACGCCTCTACGCCCTGTTCGCCGTCTTCGCCATCGTGATCTTCTTCTGGTTCTCGTTCCACCAGAACGGTCTGACGCTGACGCTCTTCGCGCAGGACTATACGCGTCTGGAGATCTTCGGAATGCCCATTACGGCCGAGATTTTCCAGTCGGCCAACCCCTTCTGCGTGGTCTTCCTCACGCCGATCGTCATCGCGCTCTTCTCGTGGCTGCGTAACCGCGGCAAGGAGCCCTCGACGCCGATGAAGATCGCCATCGGCATGGGTATTGCCGCCTTTGCCTACGTGTTGATGGCCGTCGGTTCGCTCGGGCTTCCGAAATTGGCCGAGGTGCAGGCTCAGGGAGGTCTGGCCGTTGCTGACCGGGTGACGCCGTGGCTGCTGGTTGCCACCTATCTGATTCTGACCATCGCCGAACTCTTCATCTCGCCGCTGGGTCTGTCGTTCGTTTCGAAGGTGGCTCCCCACAAGCTGCAGGGTCTGATGCAGGGCTGCTGGCTCGGAGCTACGGCTCTCGGAAACGGACTGCTCTTCATCGGCCCGATCCTCTACAAGCGGATCTCGATCTCCGCCACGTGGAGTATCTTCGTAATCGTCTGCGCCGTCTCGATGATCGCCATGCTGGCCATGGTCAAGTGGCTGGAGCGTGTGACGAAGTAG
- a CDS encoding biopolymer transporter ExbD, which yields MAIKHGSKVEKSFSASSMTDLMFLLLLFLLIATTLINPNALKLMLPKSSNQLKDKAMTTVSVQDTGGRYRYYVELQEVGSIEGVERALKARLDGQKDATVSLHCDKSVAVDEVVKVMNIAKDNNYKLILATNPR from the coding sequence ATGGCAATCAAACACGGATCGAAAGTCGAGAAATCGTTCTCGGCGTCGTCGATGACCGACCTGATGTTCCTGCTGCTGCTGTTTCTGCTGATCGCCACGACGCTGATCAACCCGAATGCCCTGAAGCTGATGTTGCCGAAGAGCTCGAACCAGTTGAAGGACAAGGCGATGACGACGGTTTCGGTGCAGGATACGGGCGGCAGGTACCGCTATTACGTGGAGTTGCAGGAGGTGGGTTCGATCGAGGGCGTGGAGCGTGCGCTGAAGGCGCGTCTCGACGGCCAGAAGGACGCTACGGTATCGCTGCACTGCGACAAGTCGGTGGCCGTCGACGAGGTGGTCAAGGTGATGAACATCGCCAAGGACAATAACTACAAACTCATATTGGCAACCAATCCCCGGTAG
- a CDS encoding amidohydrolase — MTLLFSNATVLPMTDPCDASRTLTGWVGVVGNRVALVTASADDAAAFRAAHPGLREIDCRGRLVMPGLVNTHCHAGMTLQRSYADDIPLMSWLNDYIWPFESRQTPDDVALGMTLGIVEMLLGGVTSFVDMYYFQDRCVEVAERLGIRAVLGCNYFDTNIDEVFPQVEWAVGLAAAGSGRVRIAVAPHSPYTVSPENLVRGKELADRYGLGMMTHIAETRDELRIVRERYGRTPVGHLDALGLLTPHTIGAHCVHVTESDIETLAARGVTVSHNPQSNMKISSGVAPVEALRRAGALVTVATDGTCSNNDLDMWEELRTAAFLQKSATGDPTALPAWEALRMATANGARAMGYADGELGVLREGALADLIVVDLQKPHLQPIHDVVSNLVYCGKAADVETVVVDGRIVVEGRRIAGVDLPSLYGEVAEAVRRITTAG, encoded by the coding sequence ATGACGCTTCTATTTTCTAATGCTACGGTTTTGCCGATGACCGATCCGTGCGACGCTTCCCGGACCCTGACGGGTTGGGTGGGGGTTGTCGGAAACCGGGTGGCGCTGGTCACCGCCTCGGCGGACGATGCTGCGGCGTTCCGTGCGGCACATCCCGGCCTGCGCGAGATCGACTGCCGCGGGCGGCTGGTCATGCCGGGGCTCGTCAACACCCACTGCCATGCCGGGATGACGCTCCAGCGCAGCTACGCCGACGACATACCGCTCATGTCGTGGCTCAACGACTATATCTGGCCCTTCGAATCGCGACAGACGCCCGACGACGTGGCGCTGGGCATGACGCTCGGGATCGTCGAGATGCTGCTGGGCGGCGTGACGTCGTTCGTGGACATGTACTATTTCCAGGATCGCTGCGTGGAGGTGGCCGAACGGCTGGGGATCCGTGCCGTGCTGGGCTGCAACTATTTCGATACGAACATCGACGAGGTTTTCCCGCAGGTGGAGTGGGCTGTCGGGCTGGCTGCCGCAGGTAGCGGGCGGGTGCGGATCGCCGTGGCGCCCCATTCGCCCTATACGGTCTCGCCGGAGAACCTCGTGCGGGGCAAGGAGCTGGCCGACCGTTACGGGCTCGGGATGATGACCCATATCGCCGAGACGCGCGACGAGTTGCGCATCGTGCGCGAACGCTACGGCCGCACGCCGGTCGGGCACCTCGATGCGCTGGGGCTGCTGACCCCGCACACGATCGGAGCCCACTGCGTCCACGTCACGGAGTCCGACATCGAGACGCTGGCGGCGCGGGGCGTGACCGTGTCGCACAACCCGCAGAGCAACATGAAGATTTCGAGCGGCGTGGCTCCGGTGGAGGCGCTGCGCCGGGCCGGGGCACTGGTGACGGTGGCCACGGACGGCACCTGCTCGAACAACGACCTGGACATGTGGGAGGAGTTGCGCACGGCGGCGTTCCTGCAGAAGTCCGCCACGGGCGACCCGACGGCACTTCCGGCGTGGGAGGCGCTGCGCATGGCCACGGCCAACGGCGCCCGGGCCATGGGGTATGCGGACGGCGAACTGGGTGTGCTGCGCGAAGGCGCGCTGGCGGACCTGATTGTCGTGGACCTGCAGAAACCCCACCTGCAGCCGATTCACGACGTGGTTTCGAACCTGGTCTACTGCGGCAAGGCCGCGGACGTGGAGACGGTGGTGGTCGACGGCCGGATCGTCGTCGAGGGGCGCCGGATTGCGGGCGTGGACCTGCCCTCGCTTTACGGAGAGGTTGCCGAGGCGGTGCGCCGGATCACGACGGCCGGATGA
- a CDS encoding DUF1573 domain-containing protein, which produces MKKILSTLLGGLLLTGAYAGKPAADEKGAHLRLEETSWDFGDVPRRGGDLVHEFRFVNDGTTPLVILRVVTSCSCLKASFSKRPVAPADSGVIRIVYEPHKSEPGTFNKVIQIYSNSVDGRDILTVQGNSIDGEMPRKARNDRMKQ; this is translated from the coding sequence ATGAAGAAGATATTGTCGACACTTCTGGGCGGTCTGCTCCTCACGGGAGCCTATGCCGGAAAACCGGCGGCGGACGAAAAGGGTGCACACCTGCGGCTGGAGGAGACCTCGTGGGATTTCGGCGACGTGCCGCGCCGCGGCGGCGATCTGGTCCACGAGTTCCGGTTCGTGAACGACGGGACCACGCCGCTGGTGATCCTGCGGGTCGTCACGTCGTGTTCGTGTCTGAAGGCTTCGTTTTCGAAGCGTCCGGTGGCTCCGGCCGACTCGGGGGTGATCCGCATCGTCTACGAACCGCACAAGAGCGAACCGGGAACCTTCAACAAGGTGATCCAGATCTACTCGAATTCGGTCGACGGGCGGGACATCCTCACCGTCCAGGGCAACTCCATCGACGGGGAGATGCCCCGCAAGGCCCGGAACGACCGGATGAAACAATAA
- a CDS encoding TonB family protein yields MDARADRPADVAACGFGCRADPPLNPLRDGASGRIAARIWRPVAGKKMLMYYYDPDHKSPRRWAMIAAAAYGVLLAGSFALVSFDFSPALEKPGDTILVDFTEPPVVEPPKPPVKVATEPRVHDEAAPVEQVAQAAGKDEVTQTPNPKALFKMNRGGADEPDNAGNPRAPEGEEKASGKGPGLNPDGLDQLDKGLQGRGLVGDLPRPAYPGGKSGKVVIRVTVDARGHVTGASYEPVGSTTDASELIEAARAAALKARFTESRATVQGGTITYVFRLN; encoded by the coding sequence TTGGATGCAAGGGCGGACCGCCCGGCCGATGTCGCGGCCTGCGGGTTCGGTTGCAGGGCCGATCCGCCCCTGAATCCCCTCCGGGACGGGGCTTCGGGCCGCATCGCGGCCAGGATATGGCGTCCGGTTGCCGGTAAAAAGATGCTTATGTATTATTATGACCCTGATCATAAATCACCCCGCCGGTGGGCGATGATTGCGGCGGCGGCCTACGGGGTGCTGCTGGCGGGTTCGTTCGCGCTGGTGTCGTTCGACTTCTCGCCGGCGCTGGAGAAACCCGGGGATACGATCCTCGTGGACTTTACCGAACCTCCCGTCGTGGAGCCACCGAAGCCGCCGGTGAAGGTGGCTACGGAGCCGCGTGTGCACGACGAGGCCGCACCCGTGGAGCAGGTGGCCCAGGCCGCGGGCAAGGACGAGGTGACGCAGACCCCGAACCCGAAGGCGCTCTTCAAGATGAACCGGGGCGGGGCGGACGAACCCGACAACGCCGGGAACCCGCGGGCCCCGGAGGGGGAGGAGAAGGCCTCCGGAAAGGGCCCGGGGCTGAATCCCGACGGCCTGGACCAGCTCGACAAGGGGCTGCAGGGCCGCGGACTGGTGGGCGACCTGCCGCGCCCGGCCTATCCCGGCGGGAAGAGCGGCAAGGTGGTGATCCGTGTGACGGTGGATGCCCGGGGGCATGTGACGGGCGCCTCCTACGAACCGGTGGGTTCCACGACGGATGCCTCGGAGTTGATCGAGGCGGCGCGTGCCGCGGCCCTGAAGGCGCGCTTCACGGAGAGCCGGGCAACGGTGCAGGGCGGAACGATCACCTATGTTTTCAGGTTGAATTAG